In the Hydractinia symbiolongicarpus strain clone_291-10 chromosome 13, HSymV2.1, whole genome shotgun sequence genome, CAGAATCTAGTCAGTAATGGTGCAAATTTAATATGGGAGCATTCATTATCTGATTCCAACCAAAACAGAGGTGGAACAAGAAAGCCAAGTCCAAAGGACCCTGTTCAGTAAGTGTCATCAGTTTTACTGTAGTTGCTACACTGTTAAGCGACTGTTTCACTACACTACACCCATTATTTTGCATTtcatacaaataaaaaacatcatgATCACTTTAAAATCGTATCatgtttttaaaatcgtttACAGATCGTTTTAGGAAAAGAAAGTGAAGCAATTTAGAAAcaattgtaatttattttatatttttagctcaaaaattatttgctgtgaaagtaaaaaaacaacaaaaagcaaacaagaaattttaaaagaaatctagaaacaaaatttgtaaaatttgaaGTTCTGAAGCAAATTCTGTAACAAATTGTTTTCCTAGAGCAAttaagaaacaattaaaaacatGATAAGCAAGGTTGACCACCGTACAcaccattttaaataaaatattataaattaaaacaatttattttgataGCTCATTGAACTATCCCAAACTTCtagtaaaaatttaataattttatgtAAGTATTTTTGGCAACAGAATTAGTTTTCGTCATTATTTTTGCTTGTCTTCAGCAAACAggtaatttacaaaaaaaaggtGTTATAACAGACACCTGCAAAGTCACACTTTTATGTACATCGTATTTGACCCCAAATTTCTTCTTGtgtgtatatatacttttttttatacagAACGTGCATGGAGGCTTTGTTGTTTTGTGTGCAATGTATATTAAAGGCTTAAAActaatttatcttcattttgttTTAGTCCTATCAAATCAAATTTTATCAAAGCTAAATACCAAATGTTAGCATTCGTTCACCGTTTACCTACTACTGATGATAAATTAGATCGATCAATTATAGATTTAAGCAAGGTAGGAAATTATTGAGTTATTGAATATAATACAGACTTTTCCTCTGGTACATCGTTAGGGTTAGTTACAAAGAGCAATTTCTCGTAATTTTTCAACAAGCAAAGTTTGTTTTCTTTAGCAATTGTATTCGTCGGTGCGCACTGGTAATCTTGAAACATCCCTACGCTTAATATCTCTTGGTGCACAGCCCAACTACTTCCAATCGGTAATACTGATCATTTAGGTATTTTAGgtgcataatatttttttacatgtgtTCTTACAAACTTGTGATCAACTATATGCAGTCACACTTATATATTTTGatcaaatttttaacttttatggTGAGTATTTAATGAGTATTGGGCTTGTTaaaaattgaagtttttttCAACAATGCATTTTTACAGCATATtataggaaatatttttttttaagaaaagtaaAAACCACATTTTCGTTTTACGTTTTTTAAATGAGAATTCCCATCATTAACAccttacttttaattttttttttcaaaatggatACTTATTTAAGTGAGAATTTATTTGAGCACTGTGTGCATAATATAATATTTACAGGTTAATGGTTTCTTGTGGCAAATATTCAAATTGTTTAGCAGAGATAAGAATTAGCTTATTagcaaaataattataaaaaagttttgattTACAAATGAAAACAAGATTCAAAATGGCAGTTATAGCTGTTGAAGAAATGCCCCCTATTTTTATCTTTACATCCTAATTCCAAAAGCATTTACCTTTACCACTTAGGAGAAAGGCAATACTCCACTTCATGTAGCTGCTCAGGCTGGTCAAGCAACACAGTGTGAACTCCTTGTCTGTCATGGTGCAGATCCAAGTGCTTTAGACTTGTCAGAAAAGACAGCTGCAAATGTGGCTATAGAAAATGGCCACAATGATTTAGGTTTCCGACTCATTGAATTGATGTATGAGTTAACGGATCGATTAACGTTTTACTTATGTGGTAGACGACCAGATCATAAAAATGGGATAAATTATTTGATACCAGCACTGCAGGATAGGTatgagaatttaaaaaaatattctttatgTAGTTTAGCTTTTACATgtgcaatttaattttttatgtgtatttaggacttatttaaaaagtatataAGCTTTCGCCAACACCTGCTTATTTCACATATTTAAGAATGATTTCTTTGTCACTTGAATAGCACTATTGTTTAAACAGACATTCCTGCGTATAAAATTCTCTGGACTTGATAAAACATTTAGCCATGTATTGTTTAGATCCTGTTTCAATCATGAGAATTGTTTTTAGCCTTTTAAtatgtcaaaattgatatgctaggtgaaaaaaaaaaattggttacaTTTTATCAAATTGGTCTAAAATTGGTATGGACCATACTAAGTTctaagtcattatttcaatattTAGAGAAGCTATATGACTTTGAACTATAACAAAAAGTAGGGTTTTTTACACTGACAACATCTAGATTGCCACTGGGACTGACTGGTTtggaatttttttgcaaaattttgatAGGTGTACCATCTAACATTAAAGTCCTAAGATAATATTATCGTAGTGATGTACCTGCTAGCTACGTATTTTCACTTTtagcaaaaatatatataacatgaagaatgaaaatttttttgttgcagctaactgtatttggctactttcactttgtcTGAgatagtttattttttaaaagtgtggGAATGATTGAAGcaataagctaccattttggctCACAGATAGAGatattatatttaaaatgtcactataaaaaggatttttctagttataaaaattttaatgacatcTTGGCATTGGCGAAAGCTTACATATGTGGATATGTATGTTTTTGTCTTTTCTGACTTCGCAATACCACTGCTCACTCCTatttatagaaataaaaaaagaataaaaaaataaatttatgatatatatttctaaatttGCACCTTCAAGTTTGGAAGCTAaagacaaataaaattttaaaagataaaactgGTGTGTAAAAGTATCTTTAGCAAATTTCGTGTGATAAGCTTTTTtgggaaaaaatgttttcaagaaAGGAATCTTAGTAAATGAGTAATTTTGTATGCTGCTATGCCATCATTGTTATTGTTCTACAAATTTAAATGTTTGAACAGGGGTATTGGTGAATCATCACCAGCCAAAGAAGCTCGGTGCAAACTTCAGTCACTCAATAATCGCCTTTTTGAAGAATTGTGCTCTGATGTTTATGATGAAGTTGATCGTCGAGAAAATGATGCAGGTAACTATGGAAATTATCGAATCGCTAATGTTGTACCATTGTAAAATTCTTAATGGGAGCTATagtgcatttttttaaattttatatatatactgtaAATTCTTTTTGtcacaaataattatttcaattGGAAATATTCGAGACCCTCTTATATAATCCAGGCAAAGATGTAACTGCTGCTATTTTATGGAAGAATAAGCACTAGATGACTTTAGATACATGTctaatttttgatattattacaGTGTATGTTGTGCCTATGGACAGATAAGTTGACCACAAACAGGTAGAACTGACATCATCTCCTGTGTCAGTAACCTTAATAAAGCTACAAACTAAATTAGTCAATGTCACAAAATTTTTTGGTAAAATATTCAATGAGTTAGTATGTTATTTTTACGTGGTTTATTTCTAAATACACATTTAGTTTGGCTTGCAACTCAGCATCATCGAAAATTAGTTAGCGACCATACAGCTGTCCCATTTCTTCCAGTTAATCCTGATTTTACCTCTACCAGAAATCAGGTAGCTGATACTTCaaataaacagttattttttttaagtttctcCTTACTCtgcttttgatttgtttttattttgaatttttattttccgcCACCATTTTTAGGGCCGCCAAAAACTTGCACGTTTCAATGCTTTGGAGTTTGCAACTCTTATAGTTGATATTTTACATGATGCAAAAAGGAGAGAAGGTCTTAACATACAAAACCAATCTGCaggtaactttttttttatatttgctgtTAATGCAAACTCAATTAAATGTGAATGCTCCTGTGAACTTTCTACTGTCCAATGTTTAGGATGTCAGCATTTAAATGGGTTTTATTACACTTTTAATGTCCTTGaataactttattaattttttttcacaagtaGGGACCTATAACTTAAATTTAAACATTACTGGGTTTGTGCCTCTGTAATTTTCACACATCACATTGTACGAAAGGTCTGTCACTAGGAATTGAGATGTCTTTAAATGAAGTGGAATACCCTTGCATTGTGAATCCTTGCGAGATTGAAAAATTGTGacttaaaaaagacttttttagctgataaaaattaaaaatcttagtTTATTTCAACTCATCCTGGCATTTTCTGTGGTGAACAACTTAAGTGTAATGATTTTTAGGTGTTGTAGAGCAATTAAAAAGAAATGGAGGAGAGCAATTAAAAAGAGATGATCTGGAACCTGATTATGATGATGTAGCAGACGATGATGAAGCTGATGTAGTGGTTAGTAGTGTTTCTCTGTTGTATTATGGTTTCAAATTGACTTTATGAAGTAATATGTAGTAATATTTAGTAGTAGCATTAATctaattttgttgatgttggcacattgaaaaaacaacattaattGATTTTGGTTTATGTAATGGCTTTGAACTTCATTTGGAATGGTGCCTGATTAAAtttaatgtctttttttaaaaaaaaatatgaacttCAATAAAAGCTACTTCATCTAATGACATCACTTAACATTATAAATATCgttataaatatttgttttttaatataaagttagtgcttttaaaattaataataataataataataataataataataataactatgTATAATAGAGTCTTGATAGCATTGCTGGAAGACGTTTGCTGGGTAAACCACTTGCTTGTGGAATAAAAACTCTAATCGATATTCAGGTAACACAAAAATTCTAATAATTTTGTGATAAGAATACTGATATGAtgtgttaaaatttaaattagaataaTACTTTTAAAGGATGCCTTTACatatatgtttttaataaaagaaaCATGGACTCAGCCTTATTTCAGTGATGCTTTCTTCAAtggtatctatattataatacacgTATACACATTGGGTATTATGTTACGCAGAGTGGTGCCGCAAgtagtagcgagacacacgtaATGCGGTATAAACAGGAAGGGCGAATGTGTGGAATTTTCTGCAGGCGACTGGCTAAGTttcatatttttgaattttgagagttgaacatatttttcattttgttgttgtttatatgttttgttattgttgtatgCTTTTCTGGTCAGAATACATGCGCAATGTAATTGTACAAAAGTTAAATAAGTGCTCAGGTCACATAATTGGTATTTTACAGTATCTCAAAAATGCATTTCAgcgagtttttttttttttctgttaaggAATTAATCCAATGTCTCTCAATAGCTTGTGGtatctcaaaaaaattataggcatGTTTCTTGCATTAAAAACAAGCATGTAAGGCTTATTATTACTTGTGATTTTCATGTTATTAACCCCTTACTGCGCAGTCTTACGATCTTGCAGTCACAGGGTTGCATAAGCTGGTGAATGTTTTGCAACTATGGTTACCTATATTGttgcaaatttctaaaaataattctgattttgtttttaaaactactcTTTAGTAAAGGATTGATTAACTCATGTTTAAAAACCTCTCTCATCTCTCAGCTACTTAAATACTAACcatctaattttaaaaacttgttaGGAGGAGTATGATTATGACGTACCAGTGGATTGTTATGACAGGTTTAAGGTAACTAACAACTGCTGCTTTTCGTAGGCTTTTTCAGAAAGGTAGGTGTGACGCAAGAGCGCATACACCAATGGTTTAAGCGTGTTCTGCTTAGTGTTGGTTGGTTTCTCTTAAAGTTGTTTCCATGTGTTATCTAGCGTTGGTATATCATTTTGATTTTGAGTGGTGAGAATATGCGTGTGCTATTACACTCCTCTTCTGAAAAAGCCTTTTTTCCTTTTACTGGAATTCATAGTGAAACAGAACTAAGAtaactgcaaaaaaattttataaatttataaaatatttataaactacCCTAGAGCACAAAACACTGTagctttttttgcaatttttaaatattgaattcttaataaaaaatagtGAGCACATAGGACTCGCAAAGTAGAGGTGTAGACCATGTATATACATGGTTTAAAACTCTACTTTGCTTTTTAAGATTTATCttttaccaatttttttaatattaaaaactaaaattttatgGAGACACTCTGTTCAGAAAATTCTTCCTATCACTATAAATATCCTATTCTTAACCATATTTTCATCTCAAGATGCCCTGTGaacaatttaaattatttttttccattagCGTTACCATGTATGCAGTCATGGTGACACAATGTGTAAATTCACTTTGAATAGTACATCTGATTCATTTTTACATCTATTTTACATGTAAAACaccatattttttcaatttatctAAGCGGTATATTACTACTGTATTTAAACTCCTTTACAGAGTGTACAGATAAATGATAATGCATTGTATGTTTTTGTCTGGGTTGTTTAAACGTTGTAGGGTCAGTTCATTCATTAAATGTTTGGAACTTGCGGCTTTGCTTACTCgctaattttttatatgtttttatttcttaacaGCCGACTGATGCATCAGAAAGGGATGCTGGTTCGGAACCAAAGgtaatttgcttttttaaattcttaataAACCAACAAATAACCATATGATTGGTCTTTTCACACTGAAAGTTTTGTTAACTctaaatttttatgattttttttgccACAGATTTCTTGCCATGCATTAAAGGCCATTTTGCCACCTGTCGCTTTTACGTTGACTAAGTTTAGCACTACTGAAAAGGGAAATTTAATTTCGAGTTATGACCAATAGATAGCATGTCGGTATTTCAGACTTTCTCTGACGTATATGCACATCGTTCGACGTCTAATGACTGCCCTTCTCCAACGATGAAAATCTTAAATCTACTTATTACCTGTTTAATCTTCTTATTCAGAGGAGCAGACAACTGGAAAAGTTAGGGAACTTAAAATGCATTAAAGAACTTCTATCCATGAAAACTAGGAAatcttaatattattttttattgtatatctgCTATCGTCAGCCTTGAAAAtagattgataaaaaaattaacatatcttGGGCAAAACTCAGTCAGAAGGCTGCTAGcattgttgaaaagacttgtaACAACTGGAATTGTTAGGTTGTAGAAAATCATGATGGGTTGACATTGTTTGATAACTGACCCGAATCTTCTTTCTTcacataattattttaaatcttCTAAATAATTCACCTCGACAGTTTTTCTTGTAAAAGCTGAGGCATCAAAAATTTATGGGACAAAGTATACAAAACTTgtagtataaataaaaaaaaatgaagcgCCATTTTGGTAGAAACAACATTCAAGGTCGCTGGTCTTCATAAAGTTTGTTTTCGCAGATTAAACGAAaacctgttgttgttgttctgccCAGCTGTTATCGATGATAAGAAAACTAAGTGAAACATGTAGAAACTGCTTGAGAATCTTTTCTTAACAAATAAGCTTCATACGCGTGGAATATTTTGTTCACTAACACAAAAATGTTCGTGAAATCAGCTAAATCAGCTTTTTATTGTGAACGTTGTTCAGAATCACCAAAAGAGGTAAAATTGAACTTAGTATATTACCACTCTTcgtgcttttttttaaatttaatttcgtctttaataatattttctttgtgAAAAGCATCCTTACTTAGGTGGACGTGACTAATGTTACTACAAACTGCAGTGCTCTTGTGTTTTTCTAATATCGTGTTTCTTTAACATTTCACTGTACccatgttttttttctcttcaagTAACTCATATGGCGTGTAGAGTTGCTTTTAAGTAGAGcttatgttttttctttatcttgTGTAAAAATTATCAGCTGCCTTCAATCCTTTTCTACTTTTAATTAGTTTATTTATGGTGACGCATTCAACTTTAATATTTGTTTGTTAAACTTCGATCTTGATACGTTTTTTCTACAATGGCCTGAATAATGAAAACGCAAATTACCGATTGGGACGATACTATAGACAGATTTCGTTATTCACTGGAAGATATTAGTATATGTTATCTCTTCATTAAAGGCTAATGACTCACAATAAAGCGAATTAAGTAGAACAGAGTTTCATTTTATCGACTTGTCGTAACGAAACGATCATGTATTATCTAACATAAAACggaatcacatttataatggtGGTGTgtaatgtgtgtgtg is a window encoding:
- the LOC130623421 gene encoding ARF GTPase-activating protein GIT1-like isoform X2, with product MSLSRMKGRTSSEVCADCNALTPEWASINRGVLICDECCSVHRSLGRHISQVRHLRLAPWNPSLLAMTQNLVSNGANLIWEHSLSDSNQNRGGTRKPSPKDPVHPIKSNFIKAKYQMLAFVHRLPTTDDKLDRSIIDLSKQLYSSVRTGNLETSLRLISLGAQPNYFQSEKGNTPLHVAAQAGQATQCELLVCHGADPSALDLSEKTAANVAIENGHNDLGFRLIELMYELTDRLTFYLCGRRPDHKNGINYLIPALQDRGIGESSPAKEARCKLQSLNNRLFEELCSDVYDEVDRRENDAVWLATQHHRKLVSDHTAVPFLPVNPDFTSTRNQGRQKLARFNALEFATLIVDILHDAKRREGLNIQNQSAGVVEQLKRNGGEQLKRDDLEPDYDDVADDDEADVVEEYDYDVPVDCYDRFKPTDASERDAGSEPKGKVHDLQEQNHSLGQEVNLLRSMVQKLMQENAALRAQVAQVLLERDDLERRLEVSTTQQYDRPKNNQLSDIPQVKLPESYDKSNVSMTSFERMDGTTDPSLPRYRSKANYDNVPSTTGGELEQPESSEESAAYRTEDDVEFAAETGPSQDDIVNATEQITKKIQELLQAAQVGQNNKYVNCSSNISAAVNDMANLFPKHPSSESVRMALRLMITSAARLQVECRSSSLDQAMLTQQVIQCAYDIAKAAKHLVTTYNNSL
- the LOC130623421 gene encoding ARF GTPase-activating protein GIT1-like isoform X3; amino-acid sequence: MSLSRMKGRTSSEVCADCNALTPEWASINRGVLICDECCSVHRSLGRHISQVRHLRLAPWNPSLLAMTQNLVSNGANLIWEHSLSDSNQNRGGTRKPSPKDPVHPIKSNFIKAKYQMLAFVHRLPTTDDKLDRSIIDLSKQLYSSVRTGNLETSLRLISLGAQPNYFQSEKGNTPLHVAAQAGQATQCELLVCHGADPSALDLSEKTAANVAIENGHNDLGFRLIELMYELTDRLTFYLCGRRPDHKNGINYLIPALQDRGIGESSPAKEARCKLQSLNNRLFEELCSDVYDEVDRRENDAVWLATQHHRKLVSDHTAVPFLPVNPDFTSTRNQGRQKLARFNALEFATLIVDILHDAKRREGLNIQNQSAGVVEQLKRNGGEQLKRDDLEPDYDDVADDDEADVVPTDASERDAGSEPKGKVHDLQEQNHSLGQEVNLLRSMVQKLMQENAALRAQVAQVLLERDDLERRLEVSTTQQYDRPKNNQLSDIPQVKLPESYDKSNVSMTSFERMDGTTDPSLPRYRSKANYDNVPSTTGGELEQPESSEESAAYRTEDDVEFAAETGPSQDDIVNATEQITKKIQELLQAAQVGQNNKYVNCSSNISAAVNDMANLFPKHPSSESVRMALRLMITSAARLQVECRSSSLDQAMLTQQVIQCAYDIAKAAKHLVTTYNNSL
- the LOC130623421 gene encoding ARF GTPase-activating protein GIT1-like isoform X1 gives rise to the protein MSLSRMKGRTSSEVCADCNALTPEWASINRGVLICDECCSVHRSLGRHISQVRHLRLAPWNPSLLAMTQNLVSNGANLIWEHSLSDSNQNRGGTRKPSPKDPVHPIKSNFIKAKYQMLAFVHRLPTTDDKLDRSIIDLSKQLYSSVRTGNLETSLRLISLGAQPNYFQSEKGNTPLHVAAQAGQATQCELLVCHGADPSALDLSEKTAANVAIENGHNDLGFRLIELMYELTDRLTFYLCGRRPDHKNGINYLIPALQDRGIGESSPAKEARCKLQSLNNRLFEELCSDVYDEVDRRENDAVWLATQHHRKLVSDHTAVPFLPVNPDFTSTRNQGRQKLARFNALEFATLIVDILHDAKRREGLNIQNQSAGVVEQLKRNGGEQLKRDDLEPDYDDVADDDEADVVSLDSIAGRRLLGKPLACGIKTLIDIQEEYDYDVPVDCYDRFKPTDASERDAGSEPKGKVHDLQEQNHSLGQEVNLLRSMVQKLMQENAALRAQVAQVLLERDDLERRLEVSTTQQYDRPKNNQLSDIPQVKLPESYDKSNVSMTSFERMDGTTDPSLPRYRSKANYDNVPSTTGGELEQPESSEESAAYRTEDDVEFAAETGPSQDDIVNATEQITKKIQELLQAAQVGQNNKYVNCSSNISAAVNDMANLFPKHPSSESVRMALRLMITSAARLQVECRSSSLDQAMLTQQVIQCAYDIAKAAKHLVTTYNNSL